From Brassica oleracea var. oleracea cultivar TO1000 chromosome C3, BOL, whole genome shotgun sequence, a single genomic window includes:
- the LOC106334060 gene encoding transcription factor bHLH25-like yields the protein MDISCNSEYNQLEYQMMTNFPTPEELNDILSLPSLQTMEPQLYSHQSPVVTTLNAEAAKQLKHRSYVNTTTNQCSSGFGEYGAMGNLQPKKEHTLLAQRNVSRGVSQARDHIMAERRRREKLSLRFIALSTIVPGLKKTDKASVLGGTIKYLKHLQDRVRFLEEQASQRTIESVVYLNKSRLSVADTELECIALPEIEARSSGINVLIRVHCERRKGVVEITMAEIEKLKLTVINSSVITFGSSSLHLTIISQMGEGFNITTKDVATSIKSSLEAFMNANLV from the exons ATGGACATTTCATGCAACTCTGAATATAATCAACTT GAATATCAAATGATGACGAACTTTCCTACACCCGAAGAGCTCAATGATATTCTCTCTTTACCATCTCTACAAACCATGGAGCCCCAACTCTACAGCCATCAGTCTCCAGTAGTAACCACGTTGAACGCAGAAGCTGCGAAACAACTCAAACATAGAAGCTACGTGAATACTACTACGAACCAATGCTCAAGCGGGTTTGGTGAATATGGGGCTATGGGAAACTTGCAGCCCAAGAAAGAGCATACTCTATTGGCTCAGAGGAACGTGTCACGTGGGGTTTCACAAGCAAGAGACCACATAATGGCTGAACGAAGACGCCGAGAGAAGCTGAGTCTACGCTTCATTGCTTTATCTACCATCGTCCCTGGACTCAAGAAG ACGGACAAGGCATCAGTGCTTGGGGGCACAATAAAGTACCTGAAACATTTGCAAGATAGAGTTAGGTTTCTTGAGGAGCAAGCCAGTCAGAGAACCATTGAGTCAGTAGTGTATTTGAACAAGTCGAGGCTCTCGGTTGCGGATACAGAGCTAGAATGTATTGCGTTGCCCGAGATCGAAGCTAGATCGTCTGGTATAAATGTTCTGATAAGAGTTCACTGTGAAAGAAGGAAGGGGGTTGTTGAGATCACTATGGCTGAAATTGAAAAGCTTAAACTGACCGTGATAAACAGCAGTGTCATCACTTTTGGATCCAGTTCCCTTCATCTCACCATTATTTCTCAG ATGGGCGAGGGATTCAATATCACAACAAAGGATGTTGCCACGAGCATCAAATCAAGCCTCGAAGCTTTTATGAATGCCAATCTCGTCTGA
- the LOC106328261 gene encoding DUF21 domain-containing protein At2g14520 — protein MAVEYECCESNFFIHILVIVLLVLFAGLMSGLTLGLMSMSLVDLEVLAKSGTPRDRKHAAKILPVVKNQHLLLCTLLICNAAAMETLPIFLDALVTAWGAILISVTLILLFGEIIPQSVCSRHGLAIGATVAPFVRVLVWICSPVAWPISKLLDSLLGHGRVALFRRAELKTLVDLHGNEAGKGGELTHDETTIIAGALELSEKMVKDAMTPISETFVIDTNAKLDRNLMKLILEKGHSRVPVYYEQCTNIIGLVLVKNLLTINPDDETQVKNVTIRRIPRVPETLPLYDILNEFQKGHSHMAVVVKQCDKTHTLPSSDAANNENIVEVRVDVEDERSPQEKKLKRRRSLQKWKSFPHRVNSYKGGSRSKRWSKDNDADILQLNGHPLPKLAEEEEAVGVITMEDVIEELLQEEIFDETDHHFEDS, from the exons ATGGCTGTGGAGTATGAATGCTGCGAGAGCAACTTCTTCATACACATTCTCGTGATAGTGTTGCTTGTCTTGTTCGCTGGGCTAATGTCTGGTCTCACTTTGGGTCTTATGTCCATGAGTCTCGTGGATCTCGAGGTTCTTGCTAAATCTGGCACACCCAGAGATCGCAAACATGCTG CAAAGATATTGCCAGTTGTGAAAAATCAGCATCTTTTGCTTTGTACTTTACTGATATGCAATGCAGCTGCTATGGAG ACGCTTCCTATTTTTCTTGATGCCCTTGTGACTGCTTGGGGTGCTATTTTGATTTCAGTGACATTGATTCTTCTCTTTGGTGAG ATTATACCTCAGTCAGTTTGTTCCCGTCATGGTTTGGCGATTGGTGCAACAGTGGCGCCATTTGTTCGTGTTCTAGTCTGGATCTGCTCTCCAGTTGCATGGCCAATTAGTAAG CTACTGGACTCTCTACTTGGTCATGGTCGTGTAGCACTTTTCCGTAGAGCCGAGCTGAAAACACTTGTGGATTTGCATGGCAATGAG GCTGGTAAGGGTGGAGAGCTGACACATGATGAAACAACAATCATTGCTGGAGCTCTTGAGCTATCTGAGAAAATGGTTAAAGATGCAATGACACCAATCTCCGAGACCTTTGTGATTGATACTAACGCAAAACTAGACAG GAATTTGATGAAATTGATTCTTGAAAAAGGTCATAGCAGAGTCCCTGTATACTACGAGCAATGTACAAACATAATCGGTCTTGTTTTG GTGAAGAACTTATTGACTATCAATCCAGATGATGAAACACAGGTCAAGAATGTCACCATACGAAGGATCCCAAG AGTTCCAGAAACCTTACCGTTATACGATATATTAAATGAGTTCCAGAAAGGTCACAGTCACATGGCTGTTGTTGTGAAACAATGCGACAAAACCCACACCTTACCCAGTAGTGACGCTGCTAATAATG AGAATATAGTTGAAGTAAGAGTGGATGTGGAAGATGAGAGATCCCCACAAGAAAAGAAGTTGAAGAGAAGGAGGTCACTTCAGAAATGGAAAAGCTTTCCTCACCGAGTGAATTCTTATAAAGGAGGGTCTAGGAGTAAGAGATGGTCCAAGGACAACGATGCTGATATACTGCAATTGAACGGACATCCACTGCCAAAGCTAGCCGAGGAGGAAGAAGCTGTTGGTGTCATTACAATGGAAGATGTCATTGAAGAACTTCTTCAA GAAGAGATATTCGATGAGACGGATCATCATTTTGAGGACTCGTGA
- the LOC106328262 gene encoding proline iminopeptidase, translating into MKLGHHIIPHIYYILPSFSLPTYSCIRSFPPSPINLNLSFPVRKRATIRNMSDSIETGVPQRRSLYPPIEPYNNGILKVSDTHTLYWEQSGNPDGHPVVFLHGGPGGGTSPNNRRFFDPEFYRIVLFDQRGAGKSTPHACLEENTTWDLVNDIEKLREHLKISEWQVFGGSWGSTLALTYSQSHPDKVTGLVLRGIFLIRKKEIDWFYEGGAAAIYPDAWEEFRDLIPENERGSLVDAYHKRLNSDNLETQYAAARAWTKWEMMTAHLLPNDGNIQKAEDDKFSLAFARIENHYFVNKAFFTSDSYLLENIDKIRHIKTTIVQGRYDVVCPMMSAWDLHKAWPEADLKIVGDAGHSANEPGIAAELVVANEKMKAFVG; encoded by the exons ATGAAATTAGGTCATCACATCATCCCTCACATTTATTATATACTCCCGTCCTTCTCTCTACCCACTTACTCTTGTATTCGATCGTTTCCACCATCCCCGATCAATCTCAATCTCTCCTTCCCAG TAAGAAAACGCGCAACGATTCGCAATATGAGCGACTCAATCGAAACCGGAGTGCCTCAAAGGAGAAGCCTTTACCCTCCAATAGAGCCGTACAACAACGGGATTCTAAAGGTTTCAGATACTCACACACTCTACTGGGAGCAATCAGGAAACCCAGATGGCCAC CCAGTTGTGTTTCTTCATGGAGGTCCAGGAGGAGGAACATCTCCTAATAACAGGAGATTCTTTGATCCTGAGTTTTACCGGATTGTTCTCTTTGACCAG AGAGGTGCAGGGAAGAGTACACCACATGCTTGCTTGGAGGAGAACACCACTTGGGACCTTGTCAATGACATTGAAAAACTCAGGGAGCATTTGAAAATTTCTGAATGGCAG GTTTTTGGTGGATCTTGGGGAAGCACTCTAGCACTTACTTACAGCCAGTCCCACCCTGATAAG GTTACTGGTTTGGTCCTTAGAGGGATCTTTCTGATTCGGAAGAAGGAGATTGATTGGTTTTACGAGGGTGGTGCTGCTGCTATATATCCTGATG CATGGGAGGAGTTCAGAGATCTTATTCCAGAAAACGAGAGAGGTAGCCTTGTGGATGCATATCACAAAAGACTCAACTCCGATAATCTCGAAACTCAA TATGCAGCTGCGAGAGCTTGGACTAAATGGGAAATGATGACTGCTCATCTTCTTCCAAATGATGGAAACATTCAAAAGGCAGAAGATGATAAGTTTTCATTG GCGTTTGCAAGGATTGAAAACCACTACTTTGTTAACAAGGCGTTCTTTACCTCGGACTCATACTTGCTGGAGAATATTGATAAAATAAGACATATCAAGACCACTATTGTTCAG GGAAGGTATGACGTAGTTTGCCCTATGATGTCTGCTTGGGATTTGCACAAAGCATGGCCAGAGGCAGACCTCAAG ATCGTTGGGGATGCTGGACACTCGGCAAATGAGCCTGGAATAGCAGCAGAACTAGTGGTTGCAAATGAAAAGATGAAAGCTTTTGTGGGATGA